One Enterobacter cloacae subsp. cloacae ATCC 13047 genomic window carries:
- a CDS encoding HpcH/HpaI aldolase/citrate lyase family protein produces MKNRLSPWNLGATLYMPATREDIADAVLHGKIPGLRSLVICLEDAVSEADIPIALKNLEHLLHELSNSMRSLGKNDWPLVFIRPRHADMGRWLKAHYDLSAVDGFVLPKFTLSSLAEWWDIMGGTHLCMMPTLETEDVFDVVQMRELATRLVEHPCHDRIIALRIGGNDLMNVVSLRRPRDLTLYDSPMGYVIKMLVSVFGPRDFALTAPVCEHIDDHAVMARELALDMAHGLVGKTAIHPGQIEVIQNALMVTQGEHSDALRILNSTQAVFKSQGAMCEPATHRRWAAGILDRARFYGLQNEQSADGIRLLTVTQHH; encoded by the coding sequence ATGAAAAATCGTCTTTCTCCCTGGAATCTGGGAGCCACGCTATACATGCCTGCAACACGGGAAGATATTGCTGATGCCGTCCTGCATGGGAAAATCCCGGGTTTGCGCTCTCTGGTAATTTGCCTTGAGGATGCTGTCAGTGAAGCAGACATCCCCATCGCCCTCAAAAATCTGGAGCACCTGCTGCACGAGCTCAGTAACAGCATGCGTAGCCTGGGTAAAAATGACTGGCCTCTGGTGTTCATTCGCCCCCGGCATGCCGACATGGGCAGATGGTTAAAAGCGCATTATGATCTTTCCGCTGTCGACGGGTTTGTGTTGCCGAAATTTACCCTCAGTTCGTTAGCTGAATGGTGGGATATCATGGGCGGGACTCACCTGTGCATGATGCCAACGCTGGAAACAGAAGACGTCTTTGACGTGGTTCAGATGCGGGAGCTGGCCACCCGTCTGGTGGAACATCCCTGCCACGACCGCATTATTGCGCTTCGAATCGGCGGCAACGATCTTATGAACGTTGTGTCGCTTCGCCGTCCCCGGGACCTGACGCTGTATGACAGCCCGATGGGCTACGTCATCAAAATGCTCGTTTCGGTCTTCGGCCCGCGTGATTTTGCCCTGACCGCGCCCGTATGTGAGCATATTGACGATCATGCCGTAATGGCCAGAGAGCTGGCTCTTGATATGGCACATGGGCTTGTTGGGAAAACGGCCATTCACCCGGGTCAGATAGAGGTCATTCAAAACGCGCTGATGGTCACTCAGGGTGAGCATTCTGACGCTCTGCGGATCCTGAACTCGACCCAGGCCGTGTTTAAGTCGCAGGGAGCAATGTGTGAACCCGCCACACATCGCCGCTGGGCGGCTGGCATTCTGGACAGAGCTCGTTTTTATGGGTTACAGAACGAGCAAAGCGCTGATGGAATCAGATTACTTACCGTGACCCAGCATCATTAA
- a CDS encoding cysteine protease StiP family protein yields the protein MQPHETFTGSYQPGDVEFLLKPVVIEMTPVDQKEELIQSGKKHYSDMLSQEPAPTQWHLDLFHRALDRGAERLAKEVTQLAISLAERFGDEPIVLASLVRAGVPLGVMLHQALRDMGKTSWHYGISIIRDRGIDGAALDVIEERHGTSGIVFVDGWTGKGAITGELVRALKDRPGYPEQPRLVVLADPCGCSWLAASDDDWLIPFGIMGAPVSGLISRSVWSSEGLHGCMVCEHLSEFECSRMLVDTVAHFRKKLTPTSLAPLSWNTESARILWQTSRDVIAFLADEFKVDSVNRIKPGIAEATRAVLRRVPDHIFVRSIDDPDVALLVGLAREKGIVVTEMGGTLGQYRAVTIIKKVL from the coding sequence ATGCAGCCACATGAAACATTTACCGGCTCATACCAGCCCGGTGACGTGGAATTTCTGCTAAAGCCGGTTGTCATTGAGATGACGCCGGTTGATCAAAAAGAAGAGCTGATTCAGTCCGGGAAGAAACATTATTCAGACATGCTCAGCCAGGAGCCAGCACCAACACAATGGCATCTTGATTTGTTTCACCGGGCGCTGGATCGGGGCGCAGAGAGGCTTGCAAAAGAAGTCACACAGCTCGCTATTTCTCTGGCCGAACGCTTCGGTGATGAGCCCATTGTACTGGCCAGTCTTGTCAGAGCTGGCGTACCGCTCGGCGTTATGCTGCACCAGGCCCTGCGTGACATGGGGAAAACCTCATGGCATTACGGCATCAGCATCATCCGGGATCGTGGAATTGACGGTGCAGCACTCGACGTCATTGAAGAGCGGCATGGTACCAGCGGTATTGTCTTTGTTGACGGATGGACAGGTAAAGGCGCAATTACCGGAGAGCTTGTACGCGCACTGAAAGATCGCCCGGGCTATCCTGAGCAGCCGCGACTGGTTGTCCTGGCCGATCCCTGTGGCTGTTCCTGGCTTGCAGCAAGTGATGATGACTGGCTCATTCCTTTTGGCATCATGGGTGCGCCGGTATCAGGTCTGATCTCCCGGTCAGTATGGTCCTCTGAAGGATTACATGGGTGCATGGTTTGCGAGCATCTCAGTGAATTCGAATGCAGCCGGATGCTTGTCGATACCGTCGCTCATTTCCGTAAGAAGTTAACACCGACATCCCTCGCTCCCCTGAGCTGGAATACGGAGTCAGCCCGGATCTTATGGCAGACAAGTCGCGACGTTATCGCGTTCCTGGCCGATGAATTTAAAGTGGACAGCGTCAATCGTATTAAACCCGGTATTGCTGAAGCAACCCGGGCTGTATTGCGTCGGGTACCGGACCATATATTTGTGCGTTCTATTGACGACCCGGACGTTGCCTTGCTTGTAGGGCTTGCTCGTGAAAAGGGAATAGTTGTTACAGAAATGGGGGGAACCCTCGGCCAGTATCGGGCTGTAACCATTATCAAGAAGGTACTCTGA